A region of Nostoc sp. 'Peltigera membranacea cyanobiont' N6 DNA encodes the following proteins:
- a CDS encoding glycosyltransferase family 4 protein, producing the protein MKILVLSWEFPPRIVGGIARHVAELYPELVKLGHEIHLITAEFGQASMYEVVEGVKVHRVPVAYSNDFFHWVVNLNLSMGHHGGKLILEEGPFDLIHAHDWLVGDAAIALKHSFKIPLVATIHATEYGRYNGIHTDIQGYINGKENLLAFNAWRIIVCSDYMRQEVERALHSPWDKIDVIYNGIRAEKKQHHVDFHALDFRRQFATDNEKIVYYLGRMTYEKGVPILLNAAPKILSEMGGNVKFVIVGGGNTDHLKRQAWNLGIWHHCYFTGFLSDDYLDKFQTVANCAVFPSLYEPFGIVALESFASRVPVVVSDTGGFPEVVQHTKTGIVTWTNNPDSLAWGILEVLKNPGYRQWLVDNAYEDLERRFSWPKLARETEEVYQRVVQERSQITW; encoded by the coding sequence ATGAAGATACTGGTACTGAGTTGGGAGTTTCCGCCCAGGATTGTTGGGGGAATTGCGCGGCACGTAGCGGAGTTGTACCCAGAACTGGTAAAGCTAGGGCATGAAATCCACCTGATTACGGCCGAGTTTGGTCAGGCATCAATGTATGAGGTGGTTGAGGGAGTAAAGGTACATCGCGTGCCTGTGGCGTATAGTAACGACTTTTTCCACTGGGTAGTCAATCTCAACCTGAGTATGGGACATCATGGTGGTAAGTTGATTTTGGAAGAAGGGCCGTTTGATTTAATTCATGCCCATGATTGGTTAGTGGGAGATGCAGCGATCGCTCTCAAGCATAGTTTTAAAATACCACTAGTTGCCACAATTCATGCTACAGAATACGGACGCTACAACGGTATTCACACAGATATCCAAGGCTATATAAATGGCAAAGAAAACTTGCTGGCTTTCAACGCCTGGCGGATTATCGTTTGTAGTGATTATATGCGCCAAGAAGTAGAACGAGCATTACACAGTCCTTGGGACAAAATCGATGTCATTTATAACGGTATCCGAGCCGAAAAGAAGCAGCATCACGTAGATTTTCATGCGCTGGATTTTCGCCGCCAATTTGCCACAGACAATGAGAAAATCGTTTATTACCTTGGTCGTATGACTTACGAAAAGGGTGTACCGATATTACTCAATGCTGCACCCAAGATCCTTTCAGAAATGGGAGGTAATGTTAAATTTGTCATCGTCGGTGGCGGCAATACTGACCATCTCAAGCGTCAAGCCTGGAATTTAGGAATTTGGCATCATTGCTATTTTACCGGTTTTCTCTCCGATGATTACTTGGATAAATTCCAAACTGTCGCTAATTGTGCTGTGTTTCCCAGCCTTTACGAACCCTTTGGAATTGTCGCTTTAGAAAGCTTTGCTTCCCGTGTTCCCGTAGTGGTTTCTGATACTGGTGGTTTTCCCGAAGTAGTGCAACATACCAAAACAGGTATTGTGACTTGGACGAACAATCCCGATTCTTTAGCTTGGGGAATTTTGGAAGTCTTGAAAAATCCAGGTTATCGGCAATGGCTGGTAGATAACGCTTATGAGGATTTAGAGCGCCGCTTTAGCTGGCCAAAATTAGCTAGGGAAACTGAAGAAGTATATCAGCGAGTTGTGCAGGAGCGATCGCAAATTACCTGGTAA
- a CDS encoding nucleotidyltransferase domain-containing protein, which yields MERIEVEQRTILIGLAGSHGYGLNRPDSDFDYRGIFIAPKRYYLGFDRIEQKDTGWDEPGIFPFVDGNKDTVIYELRKILQLLAGANPNVLELLWLNNYPFVNTVGQHLINHKQLFLSKKVKHTYTGYAFAQIKKMETHRKWLLKPPQKKPIPSDFAIEDEAPLSKDELNAFLEYLYNLIRGRIEFLEEAEQLYQLLTADIDFKGVLKQYTLPDETLEYTQHLTNSRKDFIRLLQKSQSYQIALREWKAYLSWQENRNPARAEMERKSGFDLKHGMHCIRLLRSGVEILRQGEVIVDRRIAGDVEDLKAILKGEYSYEQVMKMAEDLVAEMEVVSEQSALPHKPDLEQINDLCMELVEMQNW from the coding sequence ATGGAAAGAATAGAAGTTGAGCAAAGAACCATTTTAATTGGTTTGGCGGGTAGTCACGGCTATGGCTTAAATCGTCCTGATTCAGACTTTGATTATCGGGGAATATTTATCGCACCCAAAAGGTACTACTTGGGATTCGATCGCATCGAACAAAAAGATACTGGTTGGGATGAACCAGGAATATTTCCATTTGTTGATGGGAACAAAGACACAGTTATATATGAATTAAGAAAAATCCTCCAGTTATTAGCGGGTGCAAATCCCAATGTTTTAGAATTGCTCTGGTTAAATAACTATCCTTTCGTCAACACAGTTGGACAGCATTTAATTAATCATAAGCAGCTATTTTTGAGTAAGAAGGTAAAACATACTTACACTGGTTATGCCTTTGCTCAAATCAAAAAGATGGAAACTCATCGTAAATGGTTATTAAAGCCACCGCAAAAAAAACCAATCCCATCTGACTTTGCCATAGAAGACGAAGCACCCCTCAGTAAAGATGAGCTAAATGCTTTTCTGGAGTATCTTTATAACTTAATCAGAGGACGGATTGAGTTTTTGGAAGAAGCGGAGCAATTATACCAATTGTTAACAGCAGATATTGATTTTAAAGGTGTCTTAAAACAATATACTTTGCCCGATGAGACTTTAGAATATACTCAACATTTAACCAATAGCCGTAAAGATTTTATCCGTCTGCTTCAAAAAAGCCAAAGTTATCAAATAGCTTTAAGAGAATGGAAAGCTTACTTATCTTGGCAAGAAAATAGAAATCCGGCTAGGGCAGAAATGGAAAGAAAATCAGGTTTTGACCTTAAACATGGGATGCACTGCATTAGATTGTTACGCAGTGGAGTAGAAATATTGCGACAAGGTGAAGTGATTGTAGATAGAAGAATAGCTGGTGATGTTGAGGATTTAAAAGCTATTTTAAAGGGTGAGTATTCTTATGAGCAGGTGATGAAAATGGCAGAAGATTTAGTTGCAGAAATGGAAGTTGTTTCCGAACAGTCTGCCCTACCTCACAAACCTGATTTGGAGCAAATTAATGACTTGTGTATGGAATTAGTAGAAATGCAAAATTGGTAA
- a CDS encoding LOG family protein: protein MTSSASFDTLESLQADIAELIARLPTLKNRQLIQQALATIVRLADTEIERLDWKILSAALADMERGFQLFYDYRHVRKVTIFGSARLAPDTPEYQMALEFARTISQLGFMVMTGGGGGIMQAGNEGAGRENSFGLNIQLPFEQEANPFIEGDPKLINFKYFFTRKLFLLKESDAIALFPGGFGTQDEAFECMTLTQNGKFGPVPLVLIDRPGGDYWRSWSKYIDKQLVENGLVSPEDPSLYTVTDNLDVACDAITRFYQVYHSCRYVSDQLVIRLKTDISEVLVKQLNADFGDILVKGRIEKSQALPQEAQDETAELPRLILYFNQRDLGRLYQMIATINQMGNPSPEDAAHPERK, encoded by the coding sequence ATGACTTCATCTGCGTCATTTGACACATTAGAGTCTTTACAGGCGGATATCGCTGAATTAATCGCTCGTTTACCGACTTTAAAAAATCGGCAACTTATTCAGCAAGCACTTGCTACCATTGTTCGTCTAGCTGATACCGAGATTGAGCGTCTTGACTGGAAAATCTTGTCGGCTGCGTTAGCAGATATGGAACGCGGTTTCCAGTTGTTTTATGATTACCGACACGTTCGCAAAGTCACCATCTTCGGTTCTGCTCGTCTAGCACCAGATACACCAGAGTACCAAATGGCCCTTGAGTTTGCTCGTACTATTTCTCAATTAGGATTTATGGTGATGACCGGCGGCGGCGGTGGAATCATGCAGGCGGGTAACGAAGGCGCTGGGCGAGAAAATTCCTTTGGATTAAACATTCAGTTACCCTTTGAACAGGAAGCAAACCCTTTTATAGAAGGCGATCCCAAGCTAATTAACTTTAAATATTTCTTTACCCGCAAGCTTTTTCTCCTTAAAGAAAGTGATGCTATAGCCTTATTTCCGGGAGGCTTTGGCACTCAAGACGAAGCTTTTGAATGTATGACATTAACCCAGAATGGTAAATTTGGCCCAGTCCCTCTGGTTTTAATCGATCGCCCTGGTGGTGATTATTGGCGATCTTGGAGCAAATATATTGATAAGCAATTAGTGGAAAATGGTCTTGTCAGTCCTGAAGACCCCAGCCTTTACACGGTGACAGATAATCTGGATGTCGCTTGTGATGCCATTACTCGTTTTTACCAGGTTTATCACTCCTGTCGTTATGTCAGCGATCAATTAGTCATTCGCTTGAAGACAGATATATCAGAGGTTCTTGTAAAGCAACTCAATGCTGATTTTGGTGACATTCTTGTTAAAGGACGGATTGAAAAAAGTCAGGCATTACCTCAAGAAGCACAAGATGAAACTGCTGAACTGCCCCGCCTCATTTTGTACTTCAATCAACGCGATTTAGGGCGATTATATCAGATGATTGCCACAATTAATCAGATGGGTAATCCTTCACCAGAGGATGCAGCGCATCCAGAAAGGAAGTAG
- a CDS encoding Nif11-like leader peptide family natural product precursor: MTQQNATRLFQAVKQDQALQQRLKATADPEAFVKIAKERGYDFTADELENEINKLSEEDLAAIVNPGWGTRRHLNPR, from the coding sequence ATGACACAGCAAAATGCTACCCGACTTTTTCAAGCAGTAAAACAAGATCAAGCATTACAGCAAAGACTCAAGGCAACAGCGGATCCAGAAGCCTTCGTTAAGATTGCCAAAGAGCGTGGCTATGATTTCACGGCTGATGAACTGGAAAATGAAATCAACAAGTTATCTGAAGAAGATTTAGCCGCTATTGTCAATCCAGGATGGGGAACTAGACGACACCTTAATCCTAGATAA